One Aphelocoma coerulescens isolate FSJ_1873_10779 chromosome 4A, UR_Acoe_1.0, whole genome shotgun sequence DNA window includes the following coding sequences:
- the C4AH8orf48 gene encoding uncharacterized protein C8orf48 homolog isoform X2, with product MATALAESSGSHGKGLELSQSHSSSALAYSGDTFESFSEEEESEAPGSWCSTEDLEGSAVSEALESTSSRGQSHAEEESEAVDSAAVERVAIGKWIDAMGKWVDLKNKDTGIQPDKSVVRTPAGIPELSHGELDALRSFCTRKISGMHQEQAGSGKCRKLQCGVPARRAETGDSCAVPARLMNRILLENTREAVKQVAEAQIHEASACPDCQQKEAELAKVAFLRRKKTLLEGALIQEKLEEHFYCRDMLTLLGEALRSFPKPSEDPWDLWQRLKGQEMESLKVTITPVGKELGEPPMGSHF from the exons ATGGCGACTGCCCTGGCAGAGAGCTCTGGGAGCcatggaaaggggctggagttGAGCCAGagtcacagcagctctgctttggcCTATTCAGGAGACACCTTTGAGTCCTTcagcgaggaagaggagagtgaAGCACCTGGATCGTGGTGTTCCACAGAGGATTTGGAGGGGTCAGCTGTGTCAGAGGCATTGGAAAGCACATCATCACGTGGCCAAAGCCATGCTG AGGAGGAGTCTGAAGCAGTGGATTCTGCAGCTGTGGAAAGAGTTGCCATAGGGAAATGGATTGATGCCATGGGAAAATGGGTTGatctgaaaaataaagacaCTGGGATTCAGCCAGACAAATCTGTCGTCAGAACTCCTGCTG GAATTCCCGAATTATCCCATGGAGAACTGGATGCTCTCAGGTCTTTTTGCACCAGGAAGATCAGTGGGATGcaccaggagcaggcagggagtggGAAGTGCAGGAAGCTGCAGTGTGGAGTCCCAGCAAGGAGAGCTGAGACAGGAGATTCCTGTGCTGTGCCTGCCCGGCTGATGAACAGGATCCTGCTGGAAAACACCAGGGAGGCTGTGAAACAG GTGGCAGAAGCTCAAATCCACGAGGCTTCAGCATGTCCTGACTGCCAGCagaaggaagcagagctggccAAGGTTGCCTTTCTCAGGCGAAAAAAGACTCTGCTGGAAGGTGCTTTGATCCAAGAGAAACTGGAAGAACACTTTTACTGCAGA gACATGCTCACACTTCTAGGAGAAGCACTCAGAAGCTTTCCCAAACCTTCAGAGGATCCCTGGGACTTGTGGCAAAGGCTGAAGGGTCAGGAAATGGAAAGCCTGAAAGTAACCATTACTCCAGTGGGTAAAGAACTGGGAGAGCCTCCTATGGGCAGCCACTTCTAG
- the C4AH8orf48 gene encoding uncharacterized protein C8orf48 homolog isoform X1, with the protein MRDTTGAPCGARRQPHKPGAISGQDFPPQPRPARPPRPAPPSAPGPPLPARGSRAGCCPMATALAESSGSHGKGLELSQSHSSSALAYSGDTFESFSEEEESEAPGSWCSTEDLEGSAVSEALESTSSRGQSHAEEESEAVDSAAVERVAIGKWIDAMGKWVDLKNKDTGIQPDKSVVRTPAGIPELSHGELDALRSFCTRKISGMHQEQAGSGKCRKLQCGVPARRAETGDSCAVPARLMNRILLENTREAVKQVAEAQIHEASACPDCQQKEAELAKVAFLRRKKTLLEGALIQEKLEEHFYCRDMLTLLGEALRSFPKPSEDPWDLWQRLKGQEMESLKVTITPVGKELGEPPMGSHF; encoded by the exons ATGCGGGACACAACCGGGGCTCCATGTGGGGCACGACGACAACCCCATAAACCCGGGGCTATTTCGGGGCAGGACTTTCCGCCTCAGCCGCGGCCGGCCCGGcctccccgccccgctccgccctcagcgccggggccgcccctTCCCGCCCgggggagccgggccggg tGCTGCCCCATGGCGACTGCCCTGGCAGAGAGCTCTGGGAGCcatggaaaggggctggagttGAGCCAGagtcacagcagctctgctttggcCTATTCAGGAGACACCTTTGAGTCCTTcagcgaggaagaggagagtgaAGCACCTGGATCGTGGTGTTCCACAGAGGATTTGGAGGGGTCAGCTGTGTCAGAGGCATTGGAAAGCACATCATCACGTGGCCAAAGCCATGCTG AGGAGGAGTCTGAAGCAGTGGATTCTGCAGCTGTGGAAAGAGTTGCCATAGGGAAATGGATTGATGCCATGGGAAAATGGGTTGatctgaaaaataaagacaCTGGGATTCAGCCAGACAAATCTGTCGTCAGAACTCCTGCTG GAATTCCCGAATTATCCCATGGAGAACTGGATGCTCTCAGGTCTTTTTGCACCAGGAAGATCAGTGGGATGcaccaggagcaggcagggagtggGAAGTGCAGGAAGCTGCAGTGTGGAGTCCCAGCAAGGAGAGCTGAGACAGGAGATTCCTGTGCTGTGCCTGCCCGGCTGATGAACAGGATCCTGCTGGAAAACACCAGGGAGGCTGTGAAACAG GTGGCAGAAGCTCAAATCCACGAGGCTTCAGCATGTCCTGACTGCCAGCagaaggaagcagagctggccAAGGTTGCCTTTCTCAGGCGAAAAAAGACTCTGCTGGAAGGTGCTTTGATCCAAGAGAAACTGGAAGAACACTTTTACTGCAGA gACATGCTCACACTTCTAGGAGAAGCACTCAGAAGCTTTCCCAAACCTTCAGAGGATCCCTGGGACTTGTGGCAAAGGCTGAAGGGTCAGGAAATGGAAAGCCTGAAAGTAACCATTACTCCAGTGGGTAAAGAACTGGGAGAGCCTCCTATGGGCAGCCACTTCTAG